The proteins below come from a single Oscillospiraceae bacterium genomic window:
- a CDS encoding polysaccharide ABC transporter ATP-binding protein — MSTTEKRPVIEVTGLKKQYKLGQIGGGTLTHDLQSWWARVRGKEDPNTVIGTDQRLFGQTFMALNGVDLTVYQGEALGIIGRNGAGKSTLLKLLSRITAPTEGEIKIRGRVASMLEVGTGFNNEMTGRENIYMNGAILGMTKAEIDAKLPQIIEFSECGDFIDTPVKRYSSGMFVKLAFAVAAHLDSEIMVMDEVLAVGDMKFQQKCLGKMSDVANQDGRTVLYVSHNMSTIRQLCSRCVVLDKGKVIFDGDVEQAIAVYMDTTDVNVVHYDLADVARMTGSAGKRFRLETLDFVDKESSVFADTEKMRVKITWRVSEPFAGIHMKMNLHARDSSPVGITHPVDLGPAEPGKLYTSVFEFDPSLLGEGQYFFYLDIFDGALAHAVCLDKPVTEFAFEVTNSDLTMPEWASGWGRIHFPPVKLVQE; from the coding sequence ATGTCTACAACCGAAAAACGCCCTGTCATCGAGGTTACAGGGCTGAAAAAGCAATACAAACTCGGCCAGATCGGCGGTGGCACGCTGACGCACGACCTGCAGAGCTGGTGGGCGCGCGTGCGCGGCAAGGAGGACCCGAACACCGTCATCGGCACGGATCAGCGGCTGTTTGGGCAAACCTTTATGGCACTGAACGGCGTAGACCTGACGGTCTATCAGGGGGAGGCACTTGGCATCATCGGCCGCAACGGCGCGGGAAAATCTACGCTGTTAAAGCTGCTGTCCCGCATCACGGCCCCCACCGAGGGTGAAATCAAAATTCGCGGCCGCGTGGCCTCGATGCTGGAGGTCGGCACCGGCTTCAACAATGAGATGACCGGCCGCGAGAATATCTATATGAACGGCGCGATCCTCGGCATGACCAAGGCCGAGATCGACGCCAAGCTGCCGCAGATCATTGAATTTTCCGAGTGCGGCGACTTTATCGACACGCCGGTCAAGCGCTATTCCAGTGGCATGTTTGTGAAACTTGCCTTTGCCGTGGCCGCCCACCTTGACAGCGAGATCATGGTCATGGACGAGGTGCTGGCGGTCGGCGATATGAAGTTCCAGCAGAAATGCCTTGGCAAGATGAGCGATGTTGCCAATCAGGACGGCCGCACGGTGCTGTATGTCAGCCACAATATGTCCACCATCCGCCAGCTCTGCAGCCGCTGTGTCGTGCTGGACAAGGGCAAGGTCATCTTTGACGGAGATGTGGAGCAGGCGATTGCCGTCTATATGGACACGACCGATGTGAATGTGGTCCACTACGACTTGGCCGATGTTGCCCGCATGACCGGCAGCGCCGGTAAGCGATTCCGGCTGGAAACGCTCGACTTTGTCGATAAGGAGTCCAGCGTCTTTGCGGACACCGAGAAGATGCGCGTCAAGATCACATGGCGCGTGTCGGAGCCGTTTGCGGGGATCCACATGAAGATGAATCTCCACGCGCGGGACTCCTCCCCTGTGGGCATCACCCACCCGGTCGACCTCGGCCCCGCTGAGCCGGGTAAGCTCTACACCTCGGTGTTTGAATTTGACCCGAGCCTGCTGGGCGAGGGACAGTATTTCTTCTATCTCGATATTTTTGACGGCGCGCTGGCCCATGCGGTCTGTCTGGACAAGCCGGTGACCGAGTTCGCCTTTGAAGTGACCAACAGCGACCTGACGATGCCCGAATGGGCGTCCGGCTGGGGACGCATCCACTTCCCGCCCGTCAAGCTCGTGCAGGAGTGA
- a CDS encoding ABC transporter substrate-binding protein — protein sequence MKKITALMLSSAMMLSLAACGGSASTDAASSEAVSSEAASSEAVSTAEAAPAALTTVTAGKLTMSTNAAFPPYEMTTDSGDFEGIDIEVADAIAKKLGLELQVDDMDFDAALLAAQNGKSDIVMAGVTVTDERLKVMDFSDTYAEGIQSIIVPEGSDIATADDLSGKAIGTQRGTTGYIYCTDDFGEDNVIAYDDGLTAVQALNNGQVDAVVIDNAPAKEFVEANPGLKILDTAYAQEDYAIGVAKGNTELLNAINGALEELEADGTLQAIVDKYINAE from the coding sequence ATGAAAAAAATCACTGCTCTGATGCTCAGCTCCGCTATGATGCTGAGTCTGGCCGCCTGCGGCGGTTCCGCTTCCACCGATGCTGCTTCCAGCGAGGCCGTTTCCTCTGAGGCTGCTTCCAGCGAGGCTGTCTCCACTGCTGAGGCTGCACCTGCGGCGCTGACCACCGTCACCGCCGGCAAGCTGACGATGTCCACCAACGCCGCTTTCCCCCCGTATGAGATGACCACCGACAGCGGTGACTTTGAGGGCATCGACATTGAGGTTGCGGATGCCATCGCCAAGAAGCTCGGCTTGGAGCTGCAGGTCGACGACATGGACTTTGACGCCGCTCTGCTGGCTGCCCAGAACGGCAAGAGCGACATCGTCATGGCCGGTGTCACCGTCACCGACGAGCGCCTGAAGGTCATGGACTTCTCCGACACCTACGCCGAGGGCATCCAGTCCATCATCGTGCCTGAGGGCTCCGACATTGCCACCGCTGACGACCTGTCCGGCAAGGCCATCGGCACCCAGCGCGGCACTACCGGTTACATTTACTGCACCGACGACTTCGGTGAGGACAACGTCATCGCCTACGACGACGGTCTGACCGCTGTGCAGGCCCTGAACAATGGTCAGGTTGACGCCGTCGTCATCGACAACGCTCCCGCCAAGGAGTTCGTGGAGGCCAACCCCGGCCTGAAGATCCTCGACACCGCTTATGCGCAGGAGGATTACGCCATCGGCGTTGCCAAGGGCAACACGGAGCTGCTGAACGCCATCAACGGCGCACTCGAGGAGCTCGAGGCTGACGGCACCCTGCAGGCCATTGTGGACAAGTACATCAACGCTGAATAA
- a CDS encoding amino acid ABC transporter ATP-binding protein codes for MIDVKGLKKNYGGLQVLKGVDLTINKGDCVVLVGPSGCGKSTFLRCLNRLEEPDGGHVIFNGKEVTDHDIDHVRQKMGMVFQHFNLFPHLTVKKNITLAPVRLGLMKQPEADKKAMELLERIGLADKADTYPNMLSGGQKQRIAIVRALAMNPDVLLFDEPTSALDPEMVGEVLELMKELARGGMTMVCVTHEMGFAREVANRIIFIDEGIVKVDKGPQEFFANPENERLKAFLSKVL; via the coding sequence GTGATAGACGTTAAAGGACTGAAGAAGAACTACGGCGGCCTGCAGGTGCTGAAAGGCGTGGATCTGACGATCAACAAGGGCGACTGCGTTGTGCTGGTCGGCCCCTCCGGCTGCGGCAAATCCACCTTTCTGCGCTGCCTGAACCGTCTGGAGGAGCCGGACGGCGGCCACGTCATCTTCAACGGCAAGGAAGTCACCGACCACGACATTGACCATGTGCGCCAGAAGATGGGCATGGTGTTCCAGCATTTCAACCTCTTCCCCCACCTGACGGTGAAGAAGAACATCACGCTGGCCCCCGTGCGTCTGGGCCTGATGAAGCAGCCCGAGGCCGACAAGAAAGCCATGGAGCTGCTGGAGCGCATCGGTCTGGCCGACAAGGCGGACACCTACCCCAATATGCTGTCCGGCGGCCAGAAGCAGCGCATCGCTATTGTGCGTGCGCTGGCGATGAACCCCGATGTGCTGCTGTTTGATGAGCCGACCTCCGCCCTTGACCCCGAGATGGTCGGCGAGGTGCTGGAATTGATGAAGGAGCTGGCCCGCGGCGGCATGACGATGGTCTGTGTCACCCATGAGATGGGCTTTGCCCGTGAGGTTGCCAACCGAATCATCTTTATTGATGAGGGCATCGTCAAGGTCGATAAGGGCCCGCAGGAATTCTTTGCCAACCCCGAAAACGAGCGCTTGAAGGCATTTTTGTCAAAGGTGCTGTAA
- a CDS encoding HAD-IIIA family hydrolase, translated as MIRLLVLDVDGTMTDGGVYYDATGNEMKKFAIKDGAGLVLARTAGIRVMICTGRQSEAVRRRAADLKITDVYQNVGQKAVFLQAFMAENGYTREQTAYCGDDLNDLAAMALCGFVACPADAAEEVKARADYICPQRGGEGAVRGAVEKILRSDGRWNDAVKKAFGAAL; from the coding sequence ATGATACGCTTGCTGGTGCTGGATGTGGACGGCACGATGACCGATGGCGGCGTTTATTACGATGCCACCGGCAATGAGATGAAAAAGTTTGCCATCAAGGACGGGGCCGGGCTGGTACTGGCCCGCACGGCGGGCATCCGCGTGATGATCTGCACCGGGCGGCAGAGCGAGGCCGTCCGCCGCCGCGCCGCCGATTTGAAAATTACCGATGTATACCAGAATGTCGGGCAGAAAGCCGTATTTCTGCAGGCGTTTATGGCGGAAAACGGCTATACCCGGGAGCAGACCGCCTACTGCGGCGATGACCTCAACGATCTGGCGGCTATGGCGCTGTGCGGCTTTGTGGCCTGCCCGGCGGACGCTGCCGAGGAGGTAAAGGCCCGCGCAGATTATATCTGCCCCCAGCGCGGCGGCGAAGGTGCCGTGCGCGGCGCGGTCGAGAAAATTTTGCGCAGCGATGGACGCTGGAACGACGCGGTGAAAAAGGCGTTCGGCGCAGCGTTGTGA
- a CDS encoding ABC transporter permease, whose translation MAENLQTTRPADEGWTTVIRPKTGWFDIDLNELWRYRDLITMFVKRNFTVLYKQTILGPAWIILNPLITTVIFNIVFGGMANMPTDGVPGFLFYMAGNTVWTFFANCVNNTANTFVTNSQIFGKVYFPRLTMPVSQVLTSLINFGIQAAMYLIFWVWFFATGSGVAFTLWVLAVPFVILEVMLLGLGVGIIVSSLTTKYRDLAIAVGFGVQLWMYASPVVYPLSMLDASPRLRVLVQLNPMTSPIEIFRMATLGTGTVTMFGIVYSLVFTAAALVLGVVLFSRIEKTFMDTV comes from the coding sequence ATGGCTGAAAATCTGCAAACCACCCGCCCGGCCGACGAGGGCTGGACTACCGTCATACGCCCCAAAACCGGCTGGTTCGACATCGACCTGAACGAGCTGTGGCGCTACCGCGACCTGATCACGATGTTTGTCAAGCGCAACTTTACCGTGCTGTATAAGCAGACAATACTCGGCCCTGCGTGGATCATCCTGAACCCGCTCATCACAACGGTCATCTTCAATATCGTGTTCGGCGGCATGGCCAACATGCCTACCGATGGCGTGCCCGGCTTTTTGTTCTACATGGCGGGCAACACGGTCTGGACTTTTTTTGCAAACTGCGTCAACAACACGGCCAACACCTTTGTGACGAACTCGCAGATCTTCGGCAAGGTCTACTTCCCCCGCCTGACGATGCCGGTCAGTCAGGTGCTGACCAGCCTGATCAACTTTGGCATTCAGGCGGCGATGTACCTGATTTTCTGGGTGTGGTTTTTTGCCACCGGCAGCGGCGTGGCCTTTACACTGTGGGTGCTGGCGGTGCCCTTTGTCATTCTGGAGGTCATGCTGCTCGGCCTCGGTGTCGGCATCATCGTATCCTCGTTGACGACAAAATACCGCGACCTTGCCATTGCCGTGGGCTTCGGCGTGCAGCTTTGGATGTACGCCTCCCCCGTTGTCTACCCGCTGTCGATGCTGGACGCCAGCCCCCGTCTGCGCGTGCTGGTTCAGCTGAACCCCATGACCTCCCCGATCGAGATCTTCCGCATGGCGACCTTAGGCACCGGCACGGTCACGATGTTCGGCATCGTGTACAGTCTGGTATTCACCGCCGCCGCGCTGGTGCTGGGTGTCGTGCTGTTCAGCCGCATCGAAAAAACCTTTATGGATACCGTCTGA
- a CDS encoding 3-deoxy-manno-octulosonate cytidylyltransferase produces the protein MKTIAVIPARYASTRMPGKPLADVLGKPMIWWVYKAAKACPKLDDVLIATDDDRIAEACKKYDMKYLMTSPDHDTPTGRIWEVSTVEDADLYLQLMGDEPLVNPAAFDLILPSALPADPYYVAVLTNVMEHPADVIDFSNQKVVTNAAREILLISRSPIPYPKGTLDFEYEKVTGIQLYSKQALKFYHDTPKSILEKAEENDMMRFIENGHKVHAIVSPYKTVSVDTPKDLALVNEILKEKQHG, from the coding sequence ATGAAAACAATCGCTGTGATTCCGGCGCGGTATGCGAGTACGCGGATGCCGGGCAAGCCGCTGGCCGATGTGTTGGGCAAGCCGATGATCTGGTGGGTGTACAAGGCCGCCAAGGCCTGCCCGAAGCTGGACGATGTGCTGATCGCCACCGACGATGACCGCATTGCTGAGGCCTGCAAGAAGTATGATATGAAATATCTGATGACCAGCCCCGACCATGACACCCCTACCGGCCGCATCTGGGAGGTCAGCACCGTGGAGGACGCCGACCTGTATCTGCAGCTCATGGGTGATGAGCCGCTGGTGAACCCGGCGGCGTTTGACCTGATCCTGCCCAGCGCCCTACCGGCTGACCCTTATTATGTCGCTGTGCTGACCAATGTCATGGAGCATCCGGCCGATGTCATTGATTTTTCCAACCAGAAGGTCGTGACCAACGCCGCGCGGGAGATCCTGCTGATTTCCCGCAGCCCCATCCCCTACCCGAAGGGCACGCTGGATTTTGAGTACGAGAAGGTGACCGGCATCCAGCTGTACAGCAAGCAGGCACTGAAATTTTACCATGATACGCCGAAATCTATTCTGGAAAAGGCTGAGGAAAACGATATGATGCGCTTTATCGAGAATGGGCATAAGGTACACGCCATCGTCAGCCCGTACAAGACGGTCAGCGTGGACACGCCTAAAGATTTGGCGCTGGTCAATGAAATTCTGAAGGAGAAGCAGCATGGCTGA
- a CDS encoding AraC family transcriptional regulator, whose product MIWQLVTHAPSARPIPKKALRSADRIKQMLQYIQDHYAEDVSVDQIAASASISASECLRCFHDMIGTTPNQYLRDRRAQRAAELLCGTGLSVTEIAGQCGFQDGSYFARSFRQVYGCGPTEYRRKARRAGAGVAGKARV is encoded by the coding sequence ATGATCTGGCAGCTGGTGACCCATGCGCCGTCCGCCCGGCCTATCCCCAAAAAGGCGCTGCGCAGTGCCGACCGCATCAAGCAGATGCTCCAGTACATTCAGGATCACTACGCCGAGGATGTCTCGGTCGATCAAATCGCGGCCAGTGCCTCCATCAGCGCCAGTGAGTGCCTGCGGTGCTTCCATGATATGATCGGTACAACGCCGAACCAGTATCTGCGGGACCGGCGCGCCCAGCGTGCAGCAGAGCTTTTGTGCGGCACCGGTCTGAGCGTGACCGAGATCGCCGGGCAGTGCGGCTTTCAGGACGGCAGCTATTTTGCGCGGTCGTTCCGGCAGGTCTACGGCTGCGGCCCGACAGAGTATCGCCGAAAGGCAAGAAGAGCGGGAGCGGGTGTAGCGGGAAAAGCCCGCGTGTAG
- a CDS encoding glycosyltransferase family 52 protein: protein MKPNLYICHTAYQVLVDLLRAGRCACENGPHTMVLSASVPDTAALAARLDATGVVKTIIVEETKWPGTVTGLFAHQRAARAFEKLCGWKFDRAAYENVYIHNDWSVLGRYLQDCRAGYILCEDTFGSTLGPDQHLVTDQRAAADFAAKQRGKGYLYWGDSPWCRCVESEDAARCTLFAADRMVTDSKAKLLESLTEDEKAMVRRVFLTRPLPEKADGATLLLPRSFVADGLMTQGQQDAMFKAVAAKYAAGPLFIKTHPRDATDYQALFPEAVVLERTMPSEVLNFCLPFTFARAVTVQSFVLRGFTAAEEKILLTLDEARALV, encoded by the coding sequence ATGAAACCGAATCTTTACATCTGCCACACGGCCTATCAGGTGCTTGTTGATCTGCTGCGGGCCGGGCGCTGCGCCTGTGAAAATGGGCCTCATACGATGGTGCTTTCCGCGTCTGTGCCCGACACCGCCGCGCTGGCGGCCCGGCTGGACGCGACCGGTGTTGTCAAGACGATCATTGTCGAGGAGACAAAGTGGCCCGGCACTGTGACCGGCCTCTTTGCCCACCAGCGGGCCGCGCGGGCGTTTGAAAAGCTGTGCGGATGGAAATTTGACCGCGCTGCGTATGAAAATGTCTACATCCACAACGATTGGAGCGTGCTGGGCCGCTACCTGCAGGACTGCCGCGCCGGGTATATCCTCTGTGAGGACACCTTCGGCAGTACGCTCGGCCCCGACCAGCATCTGGTGACTGACCAGCGCGCGGCGGCCGATTTTGCCGCGAAGCAGCGCGGAAAAGGCTACCTCTACTGGGGTGACAGCCCATGGTGCCGCTGCGTCGAGAGCGAGGACGCCGCGCGGTGTACGCTGTTTGCCGCCGACCGCATGGTGACGGACAGCAAGGCCAAACTGTTGGAAAGCCTGACCGAGGACGAAAAAGCAATGGTGCGCCGCGTATTTTTGACCAGGCCCCTGCCGGAAAAGGCCGATGGCGCCACGCTTTTGCTGCCCCGCAGCTTTGTGGCGGACGGCCTGATGACGCAGGGACAGCAGGACGCGATGTTCAAGGCGGTGGCGGCAAAATATGCTGCCGGGCCGCTGTTTATCAAGACGCACCCGCGGGATGCAACCGATTATCAGGCGCTTTTCCCCGAGGCGGTCGTGCTTGAGCGCACGATGCCCAGCGAGGTGCTGAACTTTTGCCTGCCGTTTACCTTTGCCCGCGCCGTAACGGTACAGAGCTTTGTTTTGCGCGGCTTTACCGCCGCCGAAGAAAAAATCCTGCTGACGCTGGACGAAGCGAGAGCGCTGGTGTAA
- a CDS encoding aldolase catalytic domain-containing protein, with product MADIKLLDCTLRDGGYVNSWQWGFGSARRIIQTLTRAGVDVVEVGFLRNVDGYDPDVTVCNTIEELNRLLPDESQRGRTMYSGMAMRSNYDIAKLSPYDGHGIEIIRITAHDYDIKDGMDFARRIKELGYKVSINPINIMGYSDKDLLWIFEQVNAIHPWQFSIVDTFGSMRRRDLERIVSMADHNLAPDIRLALHLHENMALSFCLAQEFLDKHLRRDLAVDGSLMGMGRIPGNLPIELIADYMNEYFGSHYNIDDLMDAIQDHIAPIKGECAWGYTPAYFLSAKFNLHRNYAEHYLGKGDLTNRDINHILADIAPDKKTVFDAAYADALYTEYKNRRTDDTAALAALQAAFAGKTVLVLAPGASLAAEAGRAAVAAAAADVTVSANFVPGFMRPDYAFFTNAKRFDEAAAYPCPLILTSNLRADKDAAVVNYDRLSATDAQGGNSVLMLLRLLRQCGAAGVLLAGADGYRTGTAAYADAGLHTHTGRGAAYNAQMAGAIRAAGLPVRFITPSEYERA from the coding sequence ATGGCTGATATCAAACTGCTGGACTGCACCCTGCGCGACGGCGGCTATGTCAATAGCTGGCAGTGGGGCTTCGGCTCCGCCCGCCGCATCATCCAGACGCTGACCCGCGCGGGCGTTGATGTGGTCGAGGTGGGCTTTCTGCGCAATGTGGACGGCTACGACCCCGATGTCACGGTCTGCAACACCATTGAGGAGCTGAACCGCCTGCTGCCTGACGAGAGCCAGCGCGGCCGCACGATGTACTCCGGCATGGCGATGCGCTCCAACTACGACATTGCCAAGCTGTCCCCCTACGATGGACACGGCATCGAGATCATCCGCATCACCGCGCACGATTACGACATTAAAGACGGCATGGACTTTGCCCGCCGCATTAAAGAACTGGGCTACAAAGTCTCCATCAACCCCATCAACATCATGGGCTACAGCGATAAAGATCTGCTCTGGATCTTTGAGCAGGTCAACGCCATCCACCCGTGGCAGTTCTCCATCGTGGATACCTTCGGCAGCATGCGCCGCCGCGATCTGGAGCGCATCGTCAGCATGGCGGACCACAATTTGGCCCCGGACATCCGCCTGGCGCTGCACCTGCATGAGAACATGGCCCTGAGCTTCTGTCTGGCGCAGGAGTTTTTGGATAAGCACCTGCGCCGTGATCTGGCTGTGGACGGCAGCCTGATGGGCATGGGCCGTATCCCCGGCAACCTGCCGATCGAGCTGATCGCCGATTATATGAACGAGTATTTCGGCAGCCACTACAACATTGATGATTTGATGGACGCCATTCAGGATCACATTGCGCCCATCAAGGGGGAGTGCGCATGGGGCTATACACCGGCGTATTTCCTGTCGGCCAAGTTCAATCTGCACCGCAACTATGCGGAGCATTACCTCGGCAAGGGCGATCTGACCAACCGGGACATCAACCATATTCTGGCGGACATTGCCCCCGACAAAAAGACGGTGTTTGATGCGGCCTACGCCGATGCCCTGTACACCGAGTACAAGAACCGCCGCACCGATGATACCGCCGCGCTGGCTGCCCTGCAGGCTGCCTTTGCGGGCAAGACGGTGCTGGTGCTGGCCCCCGGTGCCAGCCTTGCCGCAGAGGCAGGCCGTGCCGCTGTGGCGGCTGCAGCTGCCGATGTGACGGTATCTGCCAACTTTGTGCCGGGCTTTATGCGGCCGGACTACGCCTTCTTTACCAACGCAAAACGCTTTGATGAGGCCGCAGCCTACCCCTGCCCGCTGATCCTGACCAGCAACCTGCGCGCTGATAAGGATGCCGCTGTTGTGAATTATGACCGGCTTTCCGCCACCGATGCGCAGGGCGGCAACAGTGTGCTGATGCTGCTGCGGCTGCTGCGCCAGTGCGGCGCGGCGGGTGTGCTGCTGGCCGGTGCCGATGGCTACCGCACAGGCACGGCGGCCTATGCCGATGCAGGCCTGCACACCCACACAGGCCGCGGCGCGGCCTACAACGCCCAGATGGCCGGTGCCATCCGTGCGGCGGGGCTGCCGGTGCGGTTCATCACCCCCAGTGAGTATGAGAGGGCCTGA
- a CDS encoding amino acid ABC transporter permease: MEAQFEALSELAKSGQQLSFGQDFFVKFYQAFLYADRWQQYIKGVGTTLLVTAIALVLGVVLGAIVAMIRVGYAQQKPHHRNPILGIFNAVAQVYVTVIRGTPMMVQLLIMSMVIFASSRNFTMVGALALGINSGAYVSEIIRGGLMAVDPGQMEAGRSLGLNYMTTMFEIIIPQAIRSILPALGNEFIMLLKDSSLITVIGGKELLYAAQGIMNRTYEAMFPLLGVAATYLVLVMLFSALLAKFERRLAQSDRR, encoded by the coding sequence ATGGAGGCGCAGTTTGAAGCGCTCTCGGAGCTGGCCAAAAGCGGCCAGCAGCTGAGCTTCGGCCAGGACTTCTTCGTAAAATTCTACCAGGCATTTTTGTATGCGGACCGGTGGCAGCAGTATATCAAGGGCGTCGGCACGACCCTGCTGGTCACGGCCATTGCGCTGGTGCTGGGCGTTGTGCTGGGTGCCATCGTTGCCATGATCCGTGTGGGCTATGCCCAGCAGAAGCCCCACCACCGCAACCCGATTCTGGGGATTTTCAACGCAGTGGCGCAGGTGTATGTCACAGTCATCCGCGGCACGCCCATGATGGTGCAGCTGCTTATCATGAGCATGGTCATCTTTGCCAGCAGCCGCAACTTTACGATGGTCGGCGCACTAGCACTGGGCATCAACTCCGGCGCGTATGTCTCCGAAATCATCCGCGGCGGCCTGATGGCGGTCGATCCCGGCCAGATGGAGGCGGGCCGCAGCCTTGGTCTCAACTATATGACCACGATGTTTGAAATCATCATCCCGCAGGCTATCCGCTCCATCCTGCCTGCGCTGGGCAATGAGTTCATCATGCTGCTGAAGGACTCCTCGCTGATCACGGTCATCGGCGGCAAGGAGCTGCTGTATGCCGCGCAGGGCATCATGAACCGTACCTATGAGGCCATGTTCCCGCTGCTCGGCGTTGCTGCGACCTATCTGGTGCTGGTCATGCTGTTCAGCGCGCTGCTTGCAAAATTTGAGAGGAGGCTGGCGCAAAGTGATAGACGTTAA